A single window of Anaerocolumna chitinilytica DNA harbors:
- a CDS encoding immunoglobulin-like domain-containing protein — MNKNDYKKAMNGLRISEDFIDRTTIKMKEARKEETTMKINPKDNKQSGKNSVVFRRFAVSAASLAVLVAVGTVAFHLPGNGSPEKGNSLKVESIDTGKKTAAGTTTPAGAEATGGITVPTVKLPDSNSAVTARMLPLFVYKGHIYVQSATAFETTDGMTLDKEDVLALRGDFLGKTKGSLNEWSSQKDYDKEFASTIGEGDVYTVKGYDSDHRLMVYYEYEGGGFGCELYDSFGGMTIKTGEDYFKLLNLNGNVASYQWQSFNSWNNGVNDIQKGKDTKALEAFLDSLNTAVPLGENLDMLTENTDYDGQKFVDIKTKDKLVTTLRLFKSGYVYDSQIGFFKVDDKAFQTFWDTMPVTDTADGSVSNGDTSNAALALTLSESSLPVGTKELKATIKNNGSEDVFFGADYSLEKLKGSKWVVVPGMKDMAFIDIAYSVAPGSEQEFTADLSQIKPSLDAGKYRLVKNINGQTFYGEFKLR; from the coding sequence ATGAATAAGAATGATTACAAAAAAGCAATGAACGGACTGAGAATCTCGGAAGATTTTATAGATAGAACAACTATTAAAATGAAGGAAGCAAGAAAGGAAGAGACAACTATGAAAATAAATCCTAAGGACAATAAACAAAGCGGAAAGAATTCCGTTGTATTTCGAAGATTTGCAGTATCTGCTGCCAGCCTTGCAGTACTGGTTGCTGTAGGCACTGTTGCTTTTCATCTGCCGGGCAATGGTTCCCCAGAGAAAGGAAATAGCTTAAAAGTTGAGAGTATTGATACCGGTAAAAAGACAGCAGCAGGAACAACAACTCCTGCAGGAGCTGAGGCTACTGGCGGAATTACCGTACCTACGGTAAAGCTTCCTGATAGCAACTCCGCTGTTACGGCTAGGATGCTGCCCCTTTTCGTTTATAAAGGGCATATATATGTTCAGAGTGCTACAGCCTTTGAAACTACCGATGGTATGACTTTAGATAAGGAAGATGTTTTAGCTTTAAGAGGTGATTTCCTTGGAAAAACCAAGGGTAGCCTGAATGAATGGAGCAGCCAGAAGGATTACGATAAGGAATTTGCGTCTACCATTGGAGAAGGAGATGTATATACGGTTAAGGGTTATGACAGTGACCATAGGTTAATGGTTTATTATGAATATGAGGGCGGCGGTTTTGGATGTGAGTTGTATGACAGCTTTGGAGGTATGACAATCAAAACCGGTGAAGATTATTTTAAACTGCTGAATTTAAATGGTAATGTTGCTTCTTACCAGTGGCAGAGTTTTAACAGCTGGAATAATGGTGTGAATGATATCCAAAAGGGTAAAGATACAAAGGCTCTTGAAGCTTTCTTGGATAGTTTGAATACGGCAGTGCCCCTTGGTGAGAATCTTGATATGTTAACGGAAAATACGGACTATGACGGTCAGAAGTTCGTAGATATTAAAACGAAGGATAAATTGGTAACCACTCTGCGCCTTTTTAAGAGTGGCTATGTATATGATTCACAGATAGGTTTCTTTAAAGTAGATGACAAAGCATTCCAGACTTTCTGGGATACTATGCCGGTTACTGACACAGCAGATGGTTCTGTTTCAAACGGTGATACTTCGAATGCAGCTTTGGCTTTAACCTTATCGGAAAGCTCCTTGCCGGTAGGAACGAAGGAATTAAAGGCTACTATTAAAAATAATGGCAGCGAAGATGTATTCTTTGGCGCAGATTACAGTCTGGAGAAATTAAAGGGCAGCAAATGGGTAGTTGTTCCGGGCATGAAGGACATGGCCTTTATTGATATTGCTTACTCTGTCGCACCGGGAAGTGAACAGGAATTTACCGCGGATTTAAGCCAGATTAAGCCTTCACTGGACGCAGGAAAATACCGTTTGGTTAAAAATATCAACGGACAGACCTTTTATGGAGAATTTAAATTAAGGTAA
- a CDS encoding GH36-type glycosyl hydrolase domain-containing protein → MKGYKYLDENGTFCLEDPELTGYLYFPIANEKGVMASITPTLAGDNKMGQNTFLLAPVSSEELHDKRGTRNFWVNIKGKGLWSVTGASAWQEAELFGKEKDKTVLTAGMMWQTLKRTSKKNGIEAEVTSFVPLAETLEIMMVTLRALEDELTVTPTAAIPLYGRSADNIRDHRHVTSLLHRMETVEEGIILNPTLTFDERGHRKNEVIYGVAGGASAFTLESEETKKTELPIGFYPVIEDFIGEGGSLTNPKALLFEEEPVKKGFTRDGYETLGGLAYNTCTLKKGEEKTYLVVFGYAQSKEDFLNQARPYLSKERCEKALEETKQYWLEKLNIKYHTGSKDFDRWMQWVDFQPILRRIYGCSFLPHHDYGKGGRGWRDLWQDCLALLIMNPDGVREMLWANYGGVRADGSNATIIGTKQGEFIADRNNITRVWMDHGVWPFLTTRLYIMQTGDTGLLFKESTYFKDLQAVRGEEKDLLWKAEDGNLLKTKEKEDYKGTILEHVLIQLLTAFYDVGEHNHMRLRGADWNDALDMAKDRGESVAFSALYGQNLVQLGEMLLHLKAEGMEKVSLLEEVFLLLNEDRNIYENTEAKISLLHDYCDKVRHTVSGIKKEITLTELAENLIGKGNWIKEHIRNTEWVNSKEGYSWYNSYYDNNGRRVEGDHEQGLRMMLTGQVFAIMSGIAKDEQVTEIAAAADKYLYAPELGGYKLNTNFHELKTDLGRMFGFAYGSKENGAVFAHMAVMYANALYQRNFAEEGYKVINSLYSHLSDFTKSRIYPGIPEYIGDNGRGLYHYLTGSASWLLLTVLTEIFGIKGDYGSLLLEPKLVKEQFDEEGKAAVSFVFQGKNFTVTYENKERKEVGDYRILEAFLEEEQLMLPEGRFLLSKEVIEKLDNSQHKITVRLA, encoded by the coding sequence ATGAAGGGATATAAGTATTTAGACGAGAATGGAACATTTTGCTTGGAAGATCCTGAATTAACAGGGTATTTGTATTTTCCCATCGCCAATGAAAAAGGTGTTATGGCAAGCATTACACCGACTCTCGCAGGAGATAATAAAATGGGTCAGAATACATTTTTGCTGGCCCCGGTAAGCAGTGAGGAACTTCATGATAAAAGAGGTACCAGGAATTTTTGGGTAAATATAAAAGGAAAAGGTCTATGGTCCGTTACAGGTGCTTCTGCCTGGCAGGAGGCAGAACTTTTTGGGAAAGAAAAGGACAAGACTGTTCTTACAGCCGGAATGATGTGGCAAACGCTAAAGAGAACCTCAAAGAAAAATGGAATTGAAGCAGAAGTTACTTCTTTTGTACCTTTAGCAGAAACTCTTGAAATCATGATGGTAACCCTGAGAGCTCTGGAGGATGAGCTTACGGTAACACCTACCGCAGCGATTCCTTTATACGGCCGTTCAGCAGACAATATAAGAGATCACAGGCATGTGACCTCTTTGCTTCACCGTATGGAAACCGTTGAGGAGGGAATTATCTTAAACCCTACCCTTACCTTTGATGAAAGAGGACATAGAAAGAATGAAGTAATATACGGTGTAGCTGGAGGGGCATCAGCCTTCACTTTAGAATCAGAGGAAACTAAAAAGACAGAGCTGCCCATTGGCTTTTATCCTGTAATAGAAGACTTTATTGGAGAAGGCGGTTCTCTTACCAATCCTAAGGCACTGCTTTTTGAAGAAGAACCTGTAAAGAAGGGATTTACCAGAGATGGTTATGAGACCTTAGGTGGTCTGGCGTATAATACCTGTACTCTGAAAAAGGGAGAAGAAAAGACTTACCTTGTAGTATTTGGATATGCTCAGAGCAAAGAAGATTTTCTTAACCAGGCAAGACCCTATCTTTCCAAAGAACGCTGTGAGAAAGCACTGGAAGAAACGAAGCAATACTGGCTTGAGAAATTAAATATTAAATACCACACAGGCTCCAAAGATTTTGACAGATGGATGCAGTGGGTGGACTTTCAACCGATTCTTCGGAGAATATATGGCTGTTCCTTCCTTCCTCACCATGATTACGGAAAGGGCGGCAGAGGCTGGCGAGACCTATGGCAGGACTGTCTGGCCCTCCTTATTATGAACCCGGACGGTGTCAGAGAGATGCTATGGGCTAATTATGGAGGCGTTAGAGCTGATGGCAGTAATGCGACTATTATCGGTACAAAGCAGGGAGAGTTCATAGCAGACCGGAATAATATCACCAGAGTATGGATGGATCATGGTGTATGGCCTTTCCTGACAACCAGACTTTATATCATGCAGACAGGGGATACCGGGCTTTTATTCAAAGAGAGTACATATTTTAAAGATCTTCAGGCAGTACGCGGGGAAGAAAAAGATCTTCTATGGAAAGCGGAAGACGGCAATCTTCTTAAGACAAAAGAAAAGGAAGATTACAAAGGGACCATATTAGAGCATGTTTTAATTCAGCTCTTAACAGCTTTTTATGATGTAGGTGAGCATAATCATATGAGACTTCGCGGTGCCGACTGGAATGATGCCCTTGATATGGCAAAAGATCGTGGAGAAAGCGTAGCCTTTAGCGCTCTTTACGGGCAGAATCTGGTACAGTTGGGGGAGATGCTCTTACATTTAAAAGCAGAAGGTATGGAGAAAGTATCCCTCTTGGAAGAAGTATTCCTGCTTCTTAATGAGGATAGGAATATCTATGAAAATACGGAAGCAAAAATTAGTCTGCTTCATGATTATTGTGATAAGGTCAGACATACGGTAAGCGGTATAAAGAAAGAAATTACTTTAACAGAGCTTGCAGAAAATCTTATAGGCAAAGGGAACTGGATTAAGGAGCATATAAGGAATACCGAGTGGGTTAACAGTAAAGAAGGTTACTCCTGGTATAACAGCTATTACGATAATAACGGAAGAAGAGTCGAGGGAGATCACGAACAGGGTCTTCGAATGATGTTAACCGGTCAGGTATTTGCCATTATGTCCGGTATTGCCAAGGATGAACAGGTTACAGAGATTGCAGCCGCCGCAGATAAGTATCTCTATGCACCGGAGTTGGGAGGTTATAAGCTGAACACGAACTTCCATGAATTAAAGACAGACCTTGGCAGAATGTTCGGCTTCGCCTATGGCAGTAAGGAAAATGGAGCAGTATTTGCCCATATGGCTGTTATGTATGCCAATGCCCTGTATCAGAGAAACTTTGCGGAGGAAGGCTACAAAGTAATAAACAGCCTCTATTCCCATTTAAGTGATTTCACAAAGAGCAGGATTTATCCGGGAATTCCGGAATATATCGGTGATAACGGAAGAGGATTGTATCATTATCTGACTGGTTCCGCAAGTTGGCTGCTGCTTACTGTTCTGACAGAAATATTCGGAATTAAAGGCGATTACGGCAGTCTTCTCCTAGAACCTAAGCTTGTAAAGGAACAGTTTGACGAAGAGGGAAAGGCAGCGGTATCCTTTGTATTCCAAGGAAAGAATTTTACAGTGACTTATGAGAATAAGGAAAGAAAGGAAGTCGGAGATTACCGTATTCTCGAAGCTTTTCTGGAGGAAGAACAACTTATGCTTCCGGAAGGAAGATTCCTTCTTTCAAAAGAGGTTATTGAGAAACTTGATAATTCTC